The genomic region AGTTGGAATCCTTTCATGCGTGCGTGTGTGGATGCAGCGGACTTGGAGGTATTGGGTTTGGGTCGCCTAGAATGTCGGGCGATCGCCACTGATGCTTCTACCTGTTACGTGCCACCGGAGGTTTGGGAAGATCGGATCGGTTATGTTGTCGTGCGTTTGGATGAAGTAGAAAAACAGGTCGATATTCTGGGTTTTGTCCACCAAGTTACCCAAGAACAGTTGACCGTTAACCAGTTGCGATCGCCGGAAGATCTATTGTCCCACTTGCAAGACTTGAGCGCGATAACTTCGTTAAGCTTCGCTAACGCAAATCCTCCCACGAGTACGGTTAACTTGAGACAGTGGTTCCAAAATACGTTTGAACCCGGCTGGCAAACTGTCGTCTCGCTGTTAAATCCAGCCGAACAAAATTTAGCCTTTAGCTTTCGTAAAACAGAAGAACTGAATACAAATGAAGTGGATCGTCCTGAAAATTTTGTCAGACGGGCAAAGTTAATTGACTTAGGGATGCAGCTAGCTGGTCATGCAGTCGCTTTGGTCATGGAACTGCGTCCTGCATCAGAGCAGAAAACCGATCTGATCGTACAAGTGCATCCGACGGGGAGAGAGACATTTTTACCACCGTCGCTACAGCTAATCGTTTTGGATGAATCTGGTTCAGTTTTCTTGGAAGCTAAAGCCAGACGCGCCGATAATTACATTCAGTTGCAATTTAGCGGTACTACCGGAGAAAGATTTAGCGTTAAAGTAGCTCTGGGGGATGTTGGCATCACCGAACACTTTATCATTTGAGTTACGACTTACGACTTACAACTTAAAATGACGTGCCTACAGGTGATAGATCGTGGGTAAGTTAGTTGTCCTGAAGTTTGGCGAAGGTAGCTTTGAGCAGGGATTTCCTGTCACGCTGCAAATTGGTGAGGATGGCGATCGCCCCGCCGTAGAACTTGCTGGCAGATTACCACCTCAGCCGGAAATTCCACAACTCTACAGAAAATGGCAATCGGCTTACTACAGCTTAGGTTTGCGATCGCGTCTGGAAGCCGCTGCCGTCCAAATCACGAATGTTTGTGTCTTAGAAGACTGTTACAATGCCGCAGAATCCCTCAGCCGCAGCCTGAGCAACTGGCTTTCCTCCCCATCATTTCTTGCTTTAAGGGATAAGTTCTTAGAAAAATTAATGCCTGCGGATGCAATTCGAGTCATTTTGCAAACTGAAGATTTACTATTACAGCGACTACCCTGGCATCGCTGCGATCTATTCGCTCGCTATCCTCAAGCAGAAATTGCCCTGAGTACCCCCGCTTACGAAGAAATTGCGCTGAAAACGACATCCTCTCGCACTCAAATCAGAATTTTAGCGATTTTAGGTAGTAGTGCCGGAATTGACATTCAAGCAGACCGTAACCTGCTCGAAACCCTGCCAGGAGCAGATGTCAAGTTTTTGGTTGAGCCGTCACGTCAAGAGTTAGACCGTCAGTTATGGTCTACCCAAGGATGGGATATTTTATTTTTTGCCGGACATAGTGCCAGTCAAACAACTGCCTCTCAGAATGAAGTTACAGGCAGAATTTATTTAAATCAAACGGAAAGTTTAACTATTGCCGATCTCAAACACGCTTTACAAACTGCGGTAGAAAATGGTTTGAGCGTAGCCATTTTTAACTCTTGCGATGGCTTGGGTTTGGCGCGGGACTTGGCAAGTTTGCACATTCCCCAAGTAGTATTCATGCGCGAACCCGTACCGGATCGCGTGGCGCAAGAATTTTTGAAGAGTTTTCTCCAGGCTTTTGCTGGGGGGAAGTCTCTCTATTTATCGGTACGAGAGGCAAGGGAAAGACTCCAGGGATGGGAAAGTGAATATCCTGCTGCTAGCTGGCTACCAGTCATTTATCAAAATCTTGCCGAAATTCCTCCGACTTGGCAACAGTGGATGCAACGTCTACGTCCACCACGACAACGGCTTTCTCTGCGGCGCGTCTTCTTCACCAGCACCATTGTCACGGCGGCGGTGGTAGGAATGCGGTTATTAGGATTATTCCAACCTATAGAATTGCAAGCTTTTGACCAATTGATGCGGCTGCGTCCTATAGAAAAAGCCGATCCGCGCCTGTTAATTGTGACGGTGACTGAGGAAGATTTGCAGCTACCAGAACAGAAACAGAGAAAAGGATCTCTGTCAGATTTGGCATTGGAAAAACTGTTGCAAAAACTAGAACAACTACATCCGCAAGTCATCGGTTTGGATATCTATCGCGATTTTCCAGTCGAGAAATTACCTAGCCTGAAGTCAAGACTCCAAAATAGCGATCGCCTTTTTGCTATTTGTAAAGTCAGCGATCCAGAATTCGATCCGCGTGGCGTTCAACCCCCGCCAGAAGTCGCTCCAGAACGGATAGGTTTTAGCGATGTCATTGCCGATCCAGATGATAATATCGTGCGCCGCCATTTGCTCAATTTCGAGCCGCCACTCACATCCCGTTGTAGTGCTAATACCGCGCTCAGTTTTCAACTCGCCCATCAATATTTGGCAGCGAAAGGAATTGAAACTCGATTCACGCCCAATGGTAACTTACAACTCGGTAATGTCGTTTTTCCGCGCTTGCAACCTTTCCACACGGGCGGCTATCAAAGAATCGATACTAAAGGCTATCAACTGTTGCTCAATTACCGTCCCTTTGACTCTGTAGATGATATTGCCGTAGCAGTGACGCTAGGAGATATCCTGAGCGATCGCATTCCGCCTCATCTCGCCCGCACCCTCAACAACCGGATTGTACTGATCGGTCTAGCGGCTCCTAGTACTGGTGATGCGTGGTCTACACCCTACAGCATTGGCAGACAGGGGCTACAAAAACAAATTCCAGGTATTTATTTACAAGCTCAGATGGTAAGTCAACTCCTCAGTGCTGTTTTGGACGGACGAACACCACTGTGGGTTTTGCCTCTCTGGGGTGAAATTATCTGGATTTGGGCTTGGTCGTTGGTGGGAGGAGTTGTTGTTTGGTGCTGGCGTTCTCCCGTGCGATTGGGACTGAGTGTTTGCTTGACAATTGCAGCTCTATATGGAGCGAGTTGGATATTACTACTTCAAGGTGGCTGGTTGCCTTTAGTCCCTGCGGCGTTGGCTTTAGTCGTGACGGGAGGCAGAATTGCGGTCGTCAAACGTTCTTTGCCCGATAGCAGCAATCTACCGCTGAAACCTACACTAAAGATAGATTGAGGTGAGATAATGCACAAGCTTGCAGCCACAGCAGCGATCGCCCTCACACTGCTCGTACCCACAGCAGCGATCGCCACCCACAATAACAGTCAAAATCACACTCACCAGCAAGTCAGCGCTCAACCCCGTTACACGCCGCCGCCCTTTCCCGCCTCCGGTACTCCCACCGGACGAACTAGAGGCGCAGCCGGACGAGGAAGAGACTGCGGCTTCAAGCTGCCGTTAACGGCGCTAGCACCTGCCGTAGAAAGGACTGTAGGCACGGGTAAAGCAACCTATGTTTGGGGACAGACGATCGCCGAGCATCCCACCTTCTGGTTTTACATTCCCGCTGCCAGCCCTTCGCTCCGTTCTGTAGAATTCGTCTTGCAAGACGATCGCGATAACGATGTCTATCGTTCTGCTGTCGAACTACCAGCTAAACCAGGAATCATCGGTGTGCGTTTACCATCTACTCAACCGCCACTCAAGCTAAATCAGAACTATCACTGGTTTTTGAAAACGGAAATAGCAGCCAGTTGCGATCGCCAAGATTCCCCTATTGCGATCAAAGATTCGGTCGAAGGATGGGTACAGC from Chroococcidiopsis sp. SAG 2025 harbors:
- a CDS encoding CHASE2 domain-containing protein; translated protein: MGKLVVLKFGEGSFEQGFPVTLQIGEDGDRPAVELAGRLPPQPEIPQLYRKWQSAYYSLGLRSRLEAAAVQITNVCVLEDCYNAAESLSRSLSNWLSSPSFLALRDKFLEKLMPADAIRVILQTEDLLLQRLPWHRCDLFARYPQAEIALSTPAYEEIALKTTSSRTQIRILAILGSSAGIDIQADRNLLETLPGADVKFLVEPSRQELDRQLWSTQGWDILFFAGHSASQTTASQNEVTGRIYLNQTESLTIADLKHALQTAVENGLSVAIFNSCDGLGLARDLASLHIPQVVFMREPVPDRVAQEFLKSFLQAFAGGKSLYLSVREARERLQGWESEYPAASWLPVIYQNLAEIPPTWQQWMQRLRPPRQRLSLRRVFFTSTIVTAAVVGMRLLGLFQPIELQAFDQLMRLRPIEKADPRLLIVTVTEEDLQLPEQKQRKGSLSDLALEKLLQKLEQLHPQVIGLDIYRDFPVEKLPSLKSRLQNSDRLFAICKVSDPEFDPRGVQPPPEVAPERIGFSDVIADPDDNIVRRHLLNFEPPLTSRCSANTALSFQLAHQYLAAKGIETRFTPNGNLQLGNVVFPRLQPFHTGGYQRIDTKGYQLLLNYRPFDSVDDIAVAVTLGDILSDRIPPHLARTLNNRIVLIGLAAPSTGDAWSTPYSIGRQGLQKQIPGIYLQAQMVSQLLSAVLDGRTPLWVLPLWGEIIWIWAWSLVGGVVVWCWRSPVRLGLSVCLTIAALYGASWILLLQGGWLPLVPAALALVVTGGRIAVVKRSLPDSSNLPLKPTLKID
- a CDS encoding DUF1822 family protein gives rise to the protein MNYQARANDRSLPLPITQAANSIAWQFSQQQPTLQKAEQVRLNTLAVCAVRDYLEMMGIPVNWSGCDSWNPFMRACVDAADLEVLGLGRLECRAIATDASTCYVPPEVWEDRIGYVVVRLDEVEKQVDILGFVHQVTQEQLTVNQLRSPEDLLSHLQDLSAITSLSFANANPPTSTVNLRQWFQNTFEPGWQTVVSLLNPAEQNLAFSFRKTEELNTNEVDRPENFVRRAKLIDLGMQLAGHAVALVMELRPASEQKTDLIVQVHPTGRETFLPPSLQLIVLDESGSVFLEAKARRADNYIQLQFSGTTGERFSVKVALGDVGITEHFII
- a CDS encoding DUF928 domain-containing protein, whose translation is MHKLAATAAIALTLLVPTAAIATHNNSQNHTHQQVSAQPRYTPPPFPASGTPTGRTRGAAGRGRDCGFKLPLTALAPAVERTVGTGKATYVWGQTIAEHPTFWFYIPAASPSLRSVEFVLQDDRDNDVYRSAVELPAKPGIIGVRLPSTQPPLKLNQNYHWFLKTEIAASCDRQDSPIAIKDSVEGWVQRVSPTATMRSQLKTATPEQRLDLYAQQGLWYDAIATIAEQRLQQPDNAALKANWNGLLQSANLSDMSSQPLLP